The Desulfofundulus luciae genome includes a region encoding these proteins:
- the rplQ gene encoding 50S ribosomal protein L17, producing MAYRKLGRNTGHRRAMLRNLVTSLFRENRIQTTEPRAKEVKSIADKMVTLAKRGDLAARRQALAYIYDERVVRKLFNDLAPRYADRPGGYTRIVKMGYRRGDAAPMVILELV from the coding sequence ATGGCGTATCGGAAGCTGGGACGTAACACCGGTCACCGCCGGGCCATGCTCAGGAATCTGGTTACGTCCCTTTTCCGCGAAAACCGTATCCAGACCACCGAACCCCGGGCTAAGGAAGTTAAAAGCATTGCCGATAAAATGGTTACCCTGGCGAAAAGGGGTGACCTGGCAGCCCGGCGCCAGGCTCTGGCTTACATCTACGATGAGCGGGTGGTACGCAAGCTCTTTAACGACCTGGCTCCCAGGTATGCCGACCGTCCGGGCGGCTATACCCGCATTGTCAAGATGGGTTACCGCCGGGGCGATGCCGCACCCATGGTGATCCTGGAACTTGTGTAA
- a CDS encoding energy-coupling factor transporter ATPase — MCKAVISIRGLSHVYHPGQPGERVALQDINGDIRQGELLAVIGPNGSGKSTLARHFNALLLPTRGTVTVNGLSTADPANRWEIRCRVGMVLQNPDNQLVAAMVEEDVAFGPENLGLPPEEVRRRVDRALALVGLVDQRLRPPHLLSGGQKQRLAIAGALAMKPSCLVLDEPTAMLDPAGRREVLQTLLSLNREEDLTVVLVTHFMEEAVLADRVWVLSGGRLVLEGTPAQVFSQREILRKIGLALPGPAELAWRLRAAGWPIPAGILTLDDLVACLADLLSETGWGQQ; from the coding sequence TTGTGTAAGGCAGTGATTTCCATCCGGGGGTTGAGCCATGTTTATCACCCTGGCCAGCCCGGGGAAAGAGTTGCCCTGCAAGATATTAACGGTGATATTCGCCAGGGGGAATTGCTGGCCGTCATTGGCCCCAATGGTTCGGGCAAATCTACCCTGGCCCGTCACTTTAATGCCCTGCTCCTGCCGACCCGGGGAACCGTAACGGTGAACGGGCTATCTACAGCCGATCCGGCCAACCGGTGGGAGATCCGGTGCCGGGTGGGGATGGTCCTGCAAAACCCGGACAACCAGCTGGTGGCGGCGATGGTGGAGGAAGATGTGGCTTTTGGCCCCGAAAATTTAGGCCTGCCTCCGGAAGAAGTGCGGCGGCGGGTCGACCGGGCCCTGGCCCTGGTTGGGCTTGTGGACCAGCGGCTGCGCCCTCCCCATTTGCTTTCCGGGGGACAGAAGCAGCGGCTGGCCATTGCCGGTGCCCTGGCCATGAAGCCGTCCTGCCTGGTACTGGACGAGCCTACGGCCATGCTGGACCCTGCCGGCAGGCGGGAGGTTCTTCAGACGCTCTTGAGTTTGAACCGGGAAGAAGACCTGACCGTAGTCCTGGTTACCCATTTTATGGAAGAGGCTGTCCTTGCGGACAGGGTCTGGGTCCTCTCCGGGGGCCGGCTGGTGCTGGAGGGGACACCGGCACAGGTTTTCAGTCAACGGGAAATCCTGCGAAAAATTGGCCTGGCCCTGCCCGGACCGGCGGAACTGGCCTGGCGTTTGCGTGCCGCCGGGTGGCCCATCCCAGCCGGTATTCTGACTTTAGACGACCTGGTTGCCTGTCTGGCAGATTTGTTGTCTGAAACTGGATGGGGGCAGCAGTAA
- the rpsD gene encoding 30S ribosomal protein S4 — translation MARYTGPQCRLCRREGIKLYLKGDRCYTGKCAIDRRPYPPGAHGQARRKISEYGLQLREKQKARRIYGVLETQFRNYFERAERQPGITGENLLRLLERRLDNVVYRLGLATSRMEARQLVRHGHFTVNGRKVNIPSYLVRVGDVIAVREKSKDSPRIKELLERAADRTPPPWLEYEENQAQGRVVALPTRDQIDTPVQEHLIVELYSR, via the coding sequence ATGGCCAGATACACAGGTCCGCAATGCCGTCTGTGTCGCCGTGAGGGTATCAAGCTTTACTTGAAAGGGGACCGCTGCTACACGGGCAAGTGTGCCATTGACCGGCGGCCCTATCCACCGGGCGCCCACGGGCAGGCGCGCCGCAAGATCAGTGAATACGGTCTGCAGTTGCGGGAAAAACAAAAGGCCCGGCGTATCTACGGGGTGCTGGAAACCCAGTTTCGCAATTACTTTGAGCGTGCCGAGCGCCAGCCGGGGATTACCGGCGAAAACCTGCTCCGTTTGCTGGAAAGACGCCTGGACAATGTGGTCTATCGCCTGGGACTGGCCACGTCCCGCATGGAAGCCAGGCAGCTGGTACGCCACGGCCACTTTACCGTTAACGGCCGGAAGGTGAATATCCCTTCCTACCTGGTACGGGTTGGCGACGTAATTGCGGTACGGGAAAAGAGCAAGGACTCCCCGCGCATTAAGGAATTATTGGAGCGGGCGGCCGACAGGACACCCCCACCCTGGCTGGAGTATGAAGAAAATCAGGCACAAGGTCGCGTGGTGGCCCTCCCAACCAGGGACCAGATTGACACTCCCGTGCAGGAACACCTGATTGTGGAGCTGTACTCCAGGTAA
- a CDS encoding DNA-directed RNA polymerase subunit alpha, producing the protein MLEIEKPKIECVESSPDNTYAKFVVEPLERGYGITLGNSLRRILLSSLPGAAVTSVKIEGVLHEFSTIPGVREDVTDIILNLKNLCLKLHTDEEKILRIEAKGEGEVKAGDIIHDQDVEILNPDLHIATLAPNGRLFMEITVAKGRGYVPAERNKKGEHIIGVIPVDSVFTPVRKVNYTVENTRVGQRTDYDKLTLEVWTDGSIRPDEATSLSAKILGEHLRLFIGLTEAVKDVEIMVEKEEEKKNKILEMTIEELDLSVRSYNCLKRAGINTVEELIQRNEEDMMKVRNLGKKSLEEVINKLSELGLSLRKSDE; encoded by the coding sequence ATGCTGGAAATTGAGAAGCCCAAAATTGAGTGCGTGGAAAGCAGTCCCGATAACACCTACGCCAAGTTTGTGGTGGAACCCCTGGAGAGGGGATACGGGATCACGCTGGGTAATTCCCTGCGCAGGATCCTGCTTTCATCCCTTCCCGGGGCGGCAGTCACCTCGGTAAAAATCGAGGGTGTGCTACACGAGTTTTCCACCATTCCCGGCGTGCGGGAAGACGTAACCGACATCATCCTCAATCTGAAGAACCTGTGCCTGAAGCTGCATACCGATGAGGAAAAAATCCTGCGGATTGAGGCCAAGGGGGAAGGTGAGGTCAAGGCCGGCGATATCATCCACGACCAGGATGTGGAGATTTTAAATCCCGACCTGCATATTGCCACCCTTGCCCCCAACGGCCGTCTGTTCATGGAAATTACCGTAGCCAAAGGGCGGGGCTATGTACCGGCGGAAAGGAATAAAAAGGGAGAGCATATCATCGGCGTGATCCCCGTGGATTCCGTGTTCACCCCGGTACGTAAGGTCAACTACACGGTGGAAAACACCCGCGTGGGTCAGCGCACCGACTACGACAAGCTCACCCTGGAAGTATGGACCGACGGCAGCATAAGGCCTGATGAAGCCACCAGCCTTTCGGCCAAAATCCTGGGTGAACACCTGCGCCTGTTCATCGGTCTCACCGAAGCAGTCAAAGATGTAGAGATCATGGTTGAAAAAGAGGAAGAAAAGAAGAACAAGATCCTGGAAATGACCATTGAAGAGCTGGATCTCTCCGTCCGTTCCTACAACTGCCTGAAGCGCGCCGGCATCAACACGGTGGAGGAACTGATCCAGCGCAACGAGGAAGACATGATGAAGGTGCGCAACCTGGGTAAGAAATCCCTGGAAGAAGTAATCAACAAGCTAAGTGAGCTGGGCCTGTCCCTGCGCAAAAGTGATGAGTAA
- the rpsK gene encoding 30S ribosomal protein S11, with translation MARKAARTKRRERKNIEHGVAHIRSTFNNTIVTITDTRGNAISWASAGTVGFKGSRKSTPFAAQMAAEAAAREAMEHGMKTVEVMVKGPGAGREAAIRSLQAAGLEVSLIKDVTPIPHNGCRPPKRRRV, from the coding sequence ATGGCCAGAAAAGCAGCACGTACTAAAAGGCGGGAGCGCAAGAATATAGAACACGGGGTGGCCCACATCCGTTCTACCTTTAATAATACCATCGTGACCATAACTGACACGCGGGGCAACGCCATTTCCTGGGCCAGTGCCGGGACCGTGGGATTCAAGGGTTCCCGGAAGAGCACGCCCTTTGCCGCCCAGATGGCCGCCGAGGCGGCAGCCAGGGAGGCCATGGAACACGGTATGAAAACGGTAGAAGTGATGGTCAAGGGCCCCGGGGCGGGCCGGGAAGCGGCCATCCGCTCCCTGCAGGCGGCGGGGCTGGAAGTAAGCCTGATTAAAGACGTTACACCCATTCCCCATAATGGATGCCGGCCGCCAAAACGCCGGAGAGTTTAA